One Apteryx mantelli isolate bAptMan1 chromosome 22, bAptMan1.hap1, whole genome shotgun sequence genomic region harbors:
- the TMEM97 gene encoding sigma intracellular receptor 2: MAAPTRLLEWVFAVYFLSHIPITLMIDLQALLPGAGIYPESLTELLQWYAVTFRDPMMIQPPEWFKSFIFCEVFLQMPFFPIAAYAFLKGGCKWIRTPAIIYSSHVATTLFAILAHILFHDFSKSEHLSPQTQRERLILLSIYAPYLLIPLLILFTMLYSRQYNHVEKRKKK; encoded by the exons ATGGCTGCTCCGACTCGCCTCCTGGAGTGGGTCTTCGCCGTGTACTTTCTCTCTCATATTCCTATCACGTTAATGATAGACCTGCAAGCGCTTCTGCCTGGAGCTGGTATCTACCCGGAGAGC CTGACAGAGTTGTTACAGTGGTATGCAGTCACCTTTAGAGATCCAATGATGATCCAGCCCCCTGAGTGGTTTAAGTCGTTTATATTTTGTGAAGTCTTCTTACAAATGCCTTTCTTTCCCATTGCAGCATATGCCTTCTTAAAAG GTGGCTGCAAATGGATAAGGACTCCTGCAATTATCTACTCCAGCCATGTAGCTACAACTTTGTTTGCTATCCTTGCTCATATCCTGTTTCATGATTTCTCAAAATCTGAGCATTTGAGTCCTCAGACACAACGTGAACGCCTAATTCTCTTATCTATATATGCACCATATTTGCTGATTCCACTTCTGATTCTCTTTACCATGCTGTACAGCCGCCAATACAACCAtgtggagaaaaggaagaagaagtaa
- the IFT20 gene encoding intraflagellar transport protein 20 homolog has translation MARDALRQAGLHFDELNKLRVLEPGVAEQTAQLREECGAFVDKVVEFQKIVGSLIELVDQLAKAAESEKMKAIGARNLLKSIAKQREAQEQQLQALIAEKKMQLERYRIEYETLCKIEADQHEFIDQFIFQK, from the exons ATGGCCCGCGACGCCCTGCGGCAGGCCGGGCTGCACTTCGACGAGCTGAACAAGCTCCGCGTGCTGGAGCCCGGCGTGGCCGAGCAGACGGCGCAGCTGCGCGAGGAGTGCGGCGCCTTCGTGGACA aagtaGTAGAATTTCAGAAAATAGTGGGTAGCTTAATTGAACTTGTTGATCAACTAGCAAAAGCTGCTGAAAGTGAGAAGATGAAG GCCATTGGTGCACGAAATTTGCTGAAGTCTATAGCAAAGCAAAGAGAAGCTCAGGAACAGCAACTTCAGGCTTTAATAGCTGAGAAAAAGATGCAGTTGGAAAG atacCGAATAGAGTATGAGACTCTGTGTAAAATAGAAGCTGACCAGCATGAATTCATTGACcaattcatttttcagaaatag